A stretch of the Acidobacteriota bacterium genome encodes the following:
- a CDS encoding DUF1592 domain-containing protein has product MPRLSGAVGLVGIVIAAGALPHAAPLEAAGATPAEAAGAPAGQAAPSDEPLSRAIFDRYCITCHNERLQTAGLMLDRLDVEDVAGSADVLEKVVRKLRAGQMPPEGRPRPAPAAIDAFATSLETALDRVAAADPNPGRVVSRRLNRVEYVNAIEDLLGLEVDGEALLPSDMAGFGFDNNAEVLSITPALMSRYIAAATKISRAAIGSPDNRPVMQVYRTGFERRDVRLDERMPFASHGGLAVRHHFPLDGEYVFTIRMKRNGTSQAIEGIGERAHQIEVRVDRALVQRYEVGGEYPGPDPGSLIAPREDDVAGQRLHEYRMTADGGMTFRLPLAAGSRLVSVSFTDAAPSPAAVTDLPAIGMLYIAGPFDGAVPADTASRQRIFVCRPADATLAAEEACAGEILGSLARRAYRRPVTGTEVEALLAAYREGRAERDFEAGVERGLETLLAMPQFLLRVEARPVDARPGEVHPLRDIELASRLSFFLWRSLPDDELIDLGAIRRLSDPAVLSAQVRRMLADGRASRFMNDFVGQWLQMRDLGSHEPDDRLFAAFDDTLRAAMVRETELFFESQVRHDRPIPELLEADYTFLNEQLARHYGVEDVYGSHFRRVAWNDDRRHGLLGHGSLLTVTSYANRTSVVLRGKWVLEALLGAPPPPAPANVPPLEESDAAQPTSLRERMEAHRRNPVCANCHRRMDPLGFALENFDAIGRWRDKDGGADIDAAIELSGTTVDSPRAFRQALLREGDGEFVRTVTEKLLTYALGRGVMYYDAPAIRRMVRALEGGGYRWSSLVQQVVSSDPFRMQRIPDAGDGATPAAAGQ; this is encoded by the coding sequence ATGCCGAGGCTTTCGGGCGCCGTGGGACTCGTCGGAATCGTGATCGCCGCGGGTGCGCTCCCGCACGCCGCACCCCTCGAGGCGGCGGGCGCCACACCGGCCGAGGCCGCAGGGGCGCCGGCGGGGCAAGCGGCGCCGTCGGACGAACCCCTCTCGCGGGCGATCTTCGACCGCTACTGCATTACCTGCCACAACGAGCGGCTGCAGACGGCCGGCCTCATGCTCGACCGGCTGGACGTCGAGGATGTCGCCGGCAGCGCCGACGTGCTCGAGAAGGTCGTGCGCAAGCTGCGGGCCGGGCAGATGCCGCCGGAGGGGCGCCCGCGGCCGGCGCCCGCCGCCATCGATGCCTTCGCGACCTCGCTCGAGACGGCCCTCGACCGGGTGGCCGCCGCCGATCCCAATCCGGGACGGGTGGTCTCGCGCCGGCTGAACCGCGTGGAGTACGTCAACGCCATCGAGGACCTGCTGGGGCTGGAGGTCGACGGCGAGGCGCTGCTGCCGAGCGACATGGCCGGCTTCGGCTTCGACAACAACGCCGAGGTGTTGTCCATCACGCCGGCGCTGATGTCCCGCTACATCGCGGCCGCGACCAAGATCAGCCGTGCGGCGATCGGCAGCCCGGACAACAGGCCGGTCATGCAGGTCTATCGCACGGGGTTCGAGCGCCGCGACGTCCGTCTCGACGAGCGGATGCCGTTCGCCAGCCACGGCGGCCTCGCCGTGCGCCATCACTTCCCGCTCGACGGCGAGTACGTCTTCACGATCCGGATGAAGCGCAACGGCACCAGCCAGGCCATCGAGGGGATCGGCGAGCGGGCGCATCAGATCGAGGTGCGGGTGGACCGGGCGCTCGTTCAGCGCTACGAGGTCGGCGGCGAGTATCCCGGGCCGGATCCCGGCTCGCTGATCGCGCCGCGCGAGGACGACGTCGCGGGACAGCGGTTGCACGAGTACCGCATGACCGCCGACGGCGGGATGACGTTCCGCCTGCCGCTCGCGGCGGGCTCGCGCCTGGTGTCGGTTTCGTTCACCGACGCCGCCCCGAGCCCGGCGGCGGTCACCGACCTGCCCGCCATCGGGATGCTCTACATCGCCGGTCCGTTCGACGGCGCGGTGCCGGCGGACACGGCCAGCCGCCAGCGGATCTTCGTCTGCCGCCCCGCCGACGCGACTCTGGCCGCGGAGGAGGCATGCGCGGGGGAGATCCTCGGGTCGCTGGCGCGCCGCGCGTACCGCCGTCCCGTCACCGGGACGGAGGTCGAGGCGCTGCTGGCCGCGTACCGCGAGGGACGCGCCGAGCGCGACTTCGAGGCGGGCGTCGAGCGCGGGCTGGAGACGCTGCTCGCGATGCCGCAGTTCCTGCTCCGGGTCGAGGCCCGGCCGGTGGATGCGCGGCCCGGCGAGGTCCATCCGCTGCGCGATATCGAGCTGGCGTCGCGGCTGTCGTTCTTCCTCTGGCGCAGCCTGCCCGACGACGAGCTGATCGACCTGGGGGCGATCCGCCGGCTGAGCGATCCGGCCGTGCTCTCGGCCCAGGTGCGGCGGATGCTGGCTGACGGGCGCGCCAGCCGCTTCATGAACGACTTCGTCGGCCAGTGGCTGCAGATGCGCGACCTCGGGTCGCACGAGCCGGACGACCGGCTGTTCGCGGCGTTCGACGACACGCTGCGCGCGGCGATGGTGCGCGAGACCGAGCTGTTCTTCGAGAGCCAGGTGCGCCACGACCGCCCGATTCCCGAGCTGCTCGAGGCGGACTACACGTTCCTGAACGAGCAGTTGGCCCGGCACTACGGCGTGGAGGATGTCTACGGCAGCCATTTCCGGCGCGTGGCGTGGAACGACGACCGGCGGCACGGGCTGCTCGGTCACGGGAGCCTGCTGACCGTAACGTCGTACGCCAACCGGACGTCGGTGGTCCTGCGCGGGAAGTGGGTGCTGGAAGCGCTGCTCGGCGCGCCGCCCCCGCCGGCGCCGGCCAACGTCCCGCCGCTGGAGGAGAGCGACGCGGCACAGCCCACCTCGCTGCGAGAGCGAATGGAGGCCCACCGGAGGAACCCGGTCTGCGCCAATTGCCATCGACGGATGGACCCGCTCGGCTTCGCGCTCGAGAACTTCGACGCGATCGGGCGCTGGCGCGACAAGGACGGCGGGGCCGACATCGACGCCGCCATCGAGCTGTCGGGGACAACCGTCGACAGCCCGCGCGCGTTCCGCCAGGCGCTGCTGCGCGAGGGGGACGGCGAGTTCGTCAGGACGGTGACGGAGAAGTTGCTGACCTACGCGCTCGGCCGCGGCGTCATGTACTACGACGCACCGGCGATCCGCCGGATGGTGCGCGCACTGGAGGGCGGCGGCTATCGCTGGTCGTCGCTCGTGCAGCAGGTCGTGTCGAGCGATCCGTTCCGGATGCAGCGGATACCGGACGCCGGCGACGGCGCGACGCCCGCGGCGGCCGGGCAGTAG